In a single window of the Streptacidiphilus sp. P02-A3a genome:
- a CDS encoding L-serine ammonia-lyase, which produces MAISVFDLFSVGIGPSSSHTVGPMRAARMFARRLKSEGVLAQTASLRAELFGSLGATGHGHGTPKAVLLGLEGNSPRTVDIVQADLDVERIRGSKRLRLLAADLGDICDHEIDFDPDTQLVLHRRRSLPYHANGMTLCAYDGAGAPLLEKTYYSVGGGFVVDEDAIGADRVKPDDTVLRYPFRTGADLLRWTTETGLSVSSLMLENEKAWRSEAEIRSGLLDIWHVMQECVRNGMNHEGILPGGLKVRRRAATAARALRTEGIGPANAMEWVTLYAMAVNEENAAGGRVVTAPTNGAAGIIPAVLHYYLNFIPGAGEDGIVRFMLTAGAIGMLFKENASISGAEVGCQGEVGSACSMAAGGLAEVLGGTPEQVENAAEIGIEHNLGLTCDPVGGLVQIPCIERNGMASVKAVTAARMALRGDGRHHVSLDKAIKTMKETGADMKVKYKETSRGGLAVNVIEC; this is translated from the coding sequence GTGGCCATCAGCGTCTTCGATCTCTTCTCCGTCGGCATCGGGCCCTCCAGCTCGCACACCGTCGGCCCGATGCGCGCGGCGCGGATGTTCGCCCGCCGCCTGAAGTCCGAGGGCGTACTGGCCCAGACCGCCTCGCTGCGCGCCGAGCTCTTCGGCTCCCTCGGCGCGACCGGCCACGGCCACGGCACCCCCAAGGCCGTCCTGCTCGGCCTCGAAGGCAACTCGCCGCGGACCGTGGACATCGTCCAGGCCGACCTCGACGTCGAGCGGATCCGCGGCAGCAAGCGGCTGCGGCTGCTGGCCGCCGACCTCGGCGACATCTGCGACCACGAGATCGACTTCGATCCCGACACCCAGCTGGTCCTGCACCGCCGCCGGTCGCTGCCGTACCACGCCAACGGGATGACCCTCTGCGCCTACGACGGCGCCGGCGCTCCGCTGCTGGAGAAGACCTACTACTCGGTCGGCGGCGGCTTCGTGGTCGACGAGGACGCCATCGGCGCGGACCGGGTCAAGCCGGACGACACCGTGCTCCGCTACCCCTTCCGCACCGGCGCCGACCTGCTGCGCTGGACCACCGAGACCGGCCTGTCGGTCTCCTCGCTGATGCTGGAGAACGAGAAGGCCTGGCGCTCGGAGGCGGAGATCCGCTCCGGCCTGCTGGACATCTGGCACGTCATGCAGGAGTGCGTCCGCAACGGCATGAACCACGAGGGCATCCTGCCCGGCGGCCTGAAGGTCCGCCGCCGCGCCGCCACCGCCGCCCGCGCCCTGCGCACCGAGGGCATCGGCCCGGCGAACGCCATGGAGTGGGTGACCCTCTACGCGATGGCGGTCAACGAGGAGAACGCGGCCGGCGGCCGCGTGGTCACCGCCCCCACCAACGGCGCGGCCGGGATCATCCCGGCGGTCCTGCACTACTACCTGAACTTCATCCCGGGCGCGGGCGAGGACGGCATCGTCCGCTTCATGCTGACCGCCGGCGCCATCGGCATGCTCTTCAAGGAGAACGCCTCGATCTCCGGCGCCGAGGTCGGCTGCCAGGGCGAGGTCGGCTCCGCCTGCTCCATGGCCGCCGGCGGCCTCGCCGAGGTCCTCGGCGGCACCCCGGAACAGGTCGAGAACGCCGCCGAGATCGGCATCGAGCACAACCTCGGCCTCACCTGCGACCCGGTCGGCGGCCTGGTCCAGATCCCCTGCATCGAACGCAACGGCATGGCCTCCGTCAAAGCCGTCACCGCCGCCCGCATGGCCCTCCGCGGCGACGGCCGCCACCACGTCTCCCTCGACAAGGCCATCAAAACCATGAAGGAGACCGGCGCCGACATGAAGGTCAAGTACAAGGAGACCTCCCGTGGCGGCCTCGCGGTCAACGTCATCGAGTGCTAG
- a CDS encoding type II toxin-antitoxin system Phd/YefM family antitoxin → MTAQPEITQRDLRNKSREIMDAVEAGQSFTVTRDGHRIGELIPLRCRRRFVPRAEFAAMSRSAPHISLDAFRADQDAATAPEMDEPYAR, encoded by the coding sequence ATGACAGCCCAGCCGGAGATCACGCAGCGCGATTTGCGCAACAAATCGCGAGAGATCATGGATGCCGTCGAGGCTGGCCAGTCGTTCACCGTCACCCGGGACGGGCACCGGATCGGAGAGCTGATCCCATTGAGATGCCGCAGGCGCTTCGTTCCGCGAGCGGAGTTCGCGGCGATGTCGCGGAGCGCACCCCACATCTCCCTGGATGCCTTCCGAGCGGACCAGGATGCCGCTACTGCACCGGAGATGGACGAACCCTATGCCCGTTGA
- a CDS encoding AAA family ATPase → MTTAFTPPVEGGALFVTSVRLTNYKSIARCDIPLGPFTVLLGLNAAGKSNFLDALRFVRDAVTRGPAEAIGSRGGLENVLCRIPTLAHSCTITLEFRLPPSVGQDTTWHGRYGFTLARGSGPHAPQGWEVRHEICELGALGSGRPPFRFEVERGAVDDPASERESTLRPGSLYLPLLAGTGPYALLYAALADMFFYDPDLAALRDARPATGSDSLDEDGGHLGAVLGRLDPWAAERVPAYAAAIVPNLTEVGPSASAAASDYVAARMTLTAGEEAEPKQFRAESMSEGTIRAIGLLAVLFQPRARDGRIPLVAIEEPELALHPLAAGVLFDALTEASTSVQVLATSQSAELFDRKEADLSAIRVVTARDGVTVIGLVDEVSRSIVADGLATVGELLRSNQLEPQTPHPTEAAE, encoded by the coding sequence ATGACCACTGCCTTCACGCCGCCCGTCGAGGGGGGCGCACTGTTCGTCACCAGCGTTCGGCTCACCAACTACAAATCCATCGCTCGCTGCGACATCCCCCTCGGCCCGTTCACCGTCCTCTTGGGTCTGAACGCAGCCGGTAAGTCGAACTTCCTCGACGCCCTACGCTTCGTCCGTGACGCCGTGACCCGTGGACCGGCCGAGGCTATCGGTTCCCGCGGTGGGCTCGAGAACGTCCTCTGCCGCATTCCTACGTTGGCGCACTCCTGCACGATCACCCTGGAATTCCGGCTACCTCCGTCCGTCGGCCAGGACACCACCTGGCACGGCCGGTACGGCTTCACCCTCGCCCGCGGTTCCGGCCCCCATGCTCCACAGGGGTGGGAGGTCCGACACGAGATCTGCGAACTGGGTGCCCTGGGTAGCGGCCGTCCGCCGTTCCGTTTCGAGGTCGAGCGTGGCGCAGTCGACGATCCCGCCTCCGAGCGTGAGTCGACTCTCCGGCCTGGCAGCCTCTACCTGCCACTGCTGGCCGGCACGGGCCCCTACGCCCTGCTTTACGCCGCGCTCGCCGACATGTTCTTCTACGATCCGGATCTCGCTGCGCTCCGTGATGCCCGACCAGCTACCGGCTCCGACAGCCTGGACGAGGACGGTGGCCATCTCGGTGCAGTCCTCGGCCGACTCGACCCTTGGGCAGCTGAGCGCGTCCCCGCCTACGCCGCCGCTATCGTGCCAAATCTGACCGAGGTTGGGCCATCAGCTTCGGCGGCGGCCAGCGACTATGTCGCTGCGCGCATGACTCTGACCGCTGGCGAAGAGGCGGAGCCGAAGCAGTTCCGCGCCGAGTCCATGTCCGAGGGGACCATTAGGGCGATCGGCCTGCTCGCCGTGCTCTTCCAGCCGCGCGCACGGGACGGCCGCATTCCGCTCGTCGCCATCGAGGAGCCCGAATTGGCCCTGCACCCCTTGGCTGCCGGTGTCCTGTTCGACGCGCTCACAGAAGCGAGTACATCCGTGCAGGTGCTGGCGACCAGCCAGAGCGCCGAGCTGTTCGACCGTAAGGAGGCCGACCTCTCCGCCATCCGTGTGGTGACCGCACGCGACGGAGTGACCGTCATCGGGCTGGTCGACGAAGTGAGTCGGTCGATCGTGGCGGACGGCTTGGCCACCGTCGGTGAACTGCTGCGCTCGAACCAGCTCGAGCCCCAAACACCGCATCCTACGGAGGCCGCCGAGTGA
- a CDS encoding DUF4276 family protein produces the protein MSTQRVTIASVVEGEGELSALPVVLHRLMYAEGIWDADIRPPHLVDRGRLVKQGGLEATVDALARRLPPGAPGGILALIDADDDCPADLGPSLLDRATVVRPDRRISVVLANREFEAWFLAAAPSLGGRAGMPYDLAVPGNHETLRDCKGWLTHHRTDGGQYKPRVDQAPLADLFDLDLARANSASFDKFCRDVSYLIAGKRKV, from the coding sequence GTGAGCACACAGCGTGTCACCATTGCCTCCGTAGTCGAGGGGGAAGGCGAGCTCTCGGCCCTGCCCGTCGTACTCCACCGACTCATGTACGCGGAGGGAATCTGGGACGCCGACATCCGGCCCCCGCACCTCGTCGACCGAGGCCGATTGGTGAAGCAGGGCGGCTTGGAGGCCACCGTGGACGCTCTTGCCCGCCGGCTGCCGCCCGGTGCCCCCGGCGGCATCCTCGCACTCATCGACGCGGACGACGACTGTCCTGCCGATCTGGGGCCGTCCCTGCTCGACCGCGCGACCGTCGTGCGGCCCGACCGTCGCATCTCCGTGGTGCTGGCGAACCGGGAGTTCGAGGCGTGGTTCCTCGCAGCCGCACCATCGCTCGGAGGCAGGGCAGGCATGCCGTACGACCTCGCGGTTCCCGGGAACCACGAGACCCTCCGCGACTGCAAGGGCTGGCTTACTCACCACCGCACCGACGGCGGACAGTACAAGCCCCGGGTCGACCAGGCACCTCTTGCCGACCTCTTCGACCTTGACCTGGCTCGGGCTAATTCGGCCTCCTTCGACAAGTTCTGCCGTGACGTCAGCTATCTGATCGCTGGCAAGCGAAAGGTCTGA
- a CDS encoding MFS transporter → MEIVGISNPVPVSADVDRPHRRAAFLVVAAAVFVSNLDLFIVNVALPAMQQHFHGSSLATLSWVLNGYAIVFAALLVAAGRLADRIGHRRVFLAGLAVFTVASALCALAPAVGWLDAARVVQAAGAAALMPTSLALLLDATPPTERPAAIRAWASIGGIAAGLGPVLGGLLVEADWRWVFIANVPVGAAAIAVGARVLPRLRGKEDGPLPDLFGAGLLTGAIAVLAVALVKGDDWGWGSARVLGGLLAAVLLTGWFLLRSARHPAPIVELPLLRVPSFAAANTAALLFTVAFAGMLLTSVLWCQQVWGYSALRTGLAIAPGPLLVPPVALGSAALVRRLGPGRLAALGTLLFAAGIGWWAATIEIRPGYATELLPGMLLTGLGVGLTLPTLIGSAAAALPPTRFATGSAVTTMARQIGAVVGVALTVSLIGTPHGPQAALDAFRRGWTAVIVAALLAAAASLLLATTQRRAAAAPVSTR, encoded by the coding sequence ATGGAGATAGTTGGAATATCAAACCCGGTGCCGGTGTCGGCCGACGTGGACCGACCGCACCGTCGGGCCGCGTTCCTGGTCGTGGCCGCCGCGGTGTTCGTCTCGAACCTCGACCTGTTCATCGTCAACGTCGCCCTTCCGGCGATGCAGCAGCACTTCCACGGCAGCAGCCTGGCCACCCTCTCCTGGGTGCTGAACGGCTACGCCATCGTCTTCGCCGCCCTGCTGGTCGCCGCCGGACGGCTGGCGGACCGGATCGGGCACCGCCGGGTGTTCCTCGCCGGGCTGGCTGTCTTCACCGTCGCCTCCGCACTCTGCGCGCTCGCCCCGGCCGTCGGCTGGCTCGACGCCGCCCGGGTGGTCCAGGCGGCGGGCGCCGCCGCGCTGATGCCGACCTCCCTCGCGCTGCTGCTGGACGCCACACCCCCGACCGAGCGCCCCGCCGCCATCCGGGCCTGGGCCTCGATCGGCGGAATCGCCGCCGGGCTCGGACCGGTCCTCGGCGGACTGCTGGTCGAGGCCGACTGGCGCTGGGTGTTCATCGCCAACGTCCCGGTCGGCGCGGCCGCCATCGCCGTCGGCGCCCGGGTGCTGCCCAGGCTGCGCGGCAAGGAGGACGGACCGCTGCCGGACCTGTTCGGCGCGGGACTCCTGACCGGGGCCATCGCCGTTCTCGCCGTGGCCCTGGTCAAGGGCGACGACTGGGGCTGGGGCTCGGCCCGGGTCCTCGGCGGCCTGCTCGCGGCCGTCCTGCTGACCGGCTGGTTCCTGCTCCGCTCGGCACGCCACCCCGCCCCCATCGTCGAACTGCCGCTGCTGCGGGTGCCCAGCTTCGCCGCGGCCAACACCGCCGCGCTGCTGTTCACCGTCGCCTTCGCCGGGATGCTGCTGACCTCGGTCCTGTGGTGCCAGCAGGTCTGGGGGTACTCGGCACTGCGCACCGGACTGGCCATCGCCCCGGGCCCGCTGCTGGTGCCGCCGGTCGCGCTGGGCAGCGCCGCGCTGGTGCGCAGGCTCGGCCCCGGGCGGCTGGCCGCGCTCGGTACCCTGCTGTTCGCGGCGGGCATCGGCTGGTGGGCGGCCACCATCGAGATCCGGCCCGGCTACGCCACCGAACTGCTGCCCGGGATGCTGCTCACCGGCCTGGGCGTGGGACTGACCCTGCCCACCCTGATCGGCTCCGCCGCGGCGGCCCTGCCGCCCACCCGCTTCGCCACCGGCTCGGCGGTCACCACGATGGCCCGGCAGATCGGCGCGGTGGTGGGCGTCGCGCTCACGGTCAGCCTGATCGGCACCCCGCACGGACCGCAGGCCGCCCTCGACGCCTTCCGCCGCGGCTGGACGGCGGTGATCGTGGCGGCACTACTGGCCGCCGCAGCCTCCCTGCTACTGGCCACCACCCAACGCCGCGCAGCGGCAGCCCCGGTCAGCACTCGATGA
- a CDS encoding winged helix-turn-helix transcriptional regulator has product MTQPTDAQPTDAQPTESRPAAAALPGRPCSIAAALQILGEKWALLAVREIFYGNHRFDRIVRNTGAPRDRLTARLRALEEAGVVERRAYSERPPRYEYHLTEAGRDLAPLTQALLAWGDRWVSSEPPVVLRHHPTGHPDHPDHPLDAAWTCRTCGAEVHSPDVSLEILSPGWDHQGPTASGPEPAPDR; this is encoded by the coding sequence GTGACCCAGCCCACCGACGCCCAGCCCACCGATGCCCAGCCCACCGAAAGCCGGCCCGCCGCCGCGGCGCTGCCGGGCCGCCCCTGCTCCATCGCCGCCGCGCTGCAGATCCTCGGCGAGAAGTGGGCGCTGCTCGCCGTGCGCGAGATCTTCTACGGCAACCACCGCTTCGACCGGATCGTCCGCAACACCGGCGCCCCGCGCGACCGGCTCACTGCCCGGTTGCGCGCCCTGGAGGAGGCGGGGGTGGTCGAACGCCGCGCCTACAGCGAGCGCCCGCCGCGCTACGAGTACCACCTCACCGAGGCCGGGCGGGACCTCGCGCCGCTGACCCAGGCGCTGCTCGCCTGGGGCGACCGCTGGGTGTCGTCCGAGCCGCCGGTGGTGCTGCGGCACCACCCGACGGGCCACCCGGACCATCCCGACCACCCGCTGGACGCGGCCTGGACCTGCCGTACCTGCGGGGCGGAGGTGCACAGCCCGGACGTCAGCCTGGAGATCCTCTCCCCGGGCTGGGACCACCAGGGCCCGACCGCCTCGGGCCCCGAGCCCGCGCCCGACCGCTGA